The Synchiropus splendidus isolate RoL2022-P1 chromosome 1, RoL_Sspl_1.0, whole genome shotgun sequence genome includes a window with the following:
- the ccz1 gene encoding vacuolar fusion protein CCZ1 homolog, whose translation MLMISPRMASGTQEKQYTAALLSFFIYNPTFGPREGEEEKKILFYHPSEIEKNEKIRNVGLCEAIVQFTRTFCPTKPAKSLHTQKNRQFFFEPEDNFWMVMVVRNPMIEKPNKDGKPPTVEYQEEEILDTVYGAVVRQCYSMYKLFNGTFARAMEAGGVEHLMQKLDKFFYRYLQTLHLQSCDLLDVFGGISFFPLDKMTYLKIQSFVNRVEESLSLIKYTAFLYNDQLIWSGLEQDDMRILYKYLTTSLFPRHSEPELAGRDSPLRPEVAGNLLHYGRFLTGPSNLKDPEAKFRFPKIFVSAEEGHEELHLIVYKAMSAAVCFMIDASVELTREFCEQLDGLVGPQLTLLASDICEQFTINRRISGPEKEPLFKFIYFNHMNLAEKSTIHMRKTASVSLTSVHTDLMKILGDINCDFARFEEDEEIIVKAMTDYWVVGKKSDQRELYVILNQKNANLIEVNEEVKRLCATQFNNIFFLD comes from the exons ATGCTGATGATAAG CCCCAGAATGGCCTCAGGGACGCAAGAGAAACAGTACACTGCAGCACTGCTCAGCTTTTTCATCTATAATCCAACTTTCGGGCCACGAGAAGGAGag GAAGAGAAAAAGATTCTGTTTTATCACCCAAGTGAAATAGAGAAGAATGAAAAGATCCGAAATGTTGGTCTGTGTGAGGCTATTGTTCAGTTCACCAG AACCTTTTGTCCAACTAAGCCAGCTAAATCCCTGCACACACAGAAGAATCGTCAGTTTTTCTTTGAGCCAGAGGACAATTTTTGGATGGTCATG GTTGTCAGAAATCCAATGATTGAGAAACCAAACAAAGATGGTAAACCTCCTACCGTAGAGTATCAGGAGGAAGAAATCCTG GACACAGTTTATGGTGCAGTGGTGAGGCAGTGCTACAGTATGTACAAG CTTTTTAACGGCACATTTGCTCGAGCCATGGAAGCTGGTGGAGTGGAGCATCTCATGCAGAAGCTAGATAAGTTCTTTTATAGG TATCTCCAGACCCTCCACCTACAATCTTGTGACTTGCTGGACGTATTTGGAGGAATCAGCTTCTTTCCTCTGGACAAGATGACCTACCTCAAGATCCAGTCCTTTGTCAACAGGGTGGAGGAGAGCCTCAGTCTCATCAAATACACCGCTTTCCTTTATAACGACCAGCTTATCTG GAGTGGACTTGAACAAGACGACATGAGGATTCTGTACAAGTACTTGACCACCTCGCTGTTCCCCAGGCACTCGGAACCTgag CTGGCAGGCAGGGATTCACCCCTCAGGCCAGAGGTGGCTGGGAATCTTTTGCACTATGGCAG gtTCTTGACAGGACCTTCCAACTTGAAAGACCCAGAGGCCAAATTCAGATTTCCTAAAATATTTGTCAGTGCTGAAGAGGGCCACGAAGAGCTGCACCTCATCGTTTATAAG GCGATGAGTGCCGCAGTGTGCTTCATGATTGATG CATCCGTGGAACTGACGAGGGAGTTCTGCGAGCAGCTTGATGGTCTGGTGGGACCTCAGCTGACACTACTGGCCTCTGATATCTGTGAACAGTTCACCATTAACCGCAGGATATCTGG GCCTGAGAAGGAGCCCCTGTTTAAGTTCATATATTTCAACCACATGAACCTGGCGGAGAAAAGCACCATTCACATGAGGAAGACGGCCAGCGTGTCTCTCACCTCTGTCCATACAGACCTCATGAAGATCTTGGGAGACATCAACTGTGATTTTGCAAG GTTcgaggaggatgaagaaataATTGTCAAAGCTATGACGGACTACTGGGTAGTCGGCAAGAAGTCAGACCAGAGGGAGCTGTATGTAATACTCAACCAGAAGAACGCCAATCTCATTGAAGTGAACG aggaggtgaagagacTTTGCGCCACACAGTTCAACAACATCTTCTTCTTGGACTAA
- the rsph10b gene encoding radial spoke head 10 homolog B isoform X2, whose product MDTKQARPTLKKEGEKSSKVNAYKKADGRMTSRKKSKKTKHGSLKSNAIEEQLSLFEEPLTVGLIEDDYFHQLPTFSHLTIRKYTGEMSEDLFHGEGVAVFAEGHVYKGEVYYNKDQTSWYKGDWMMNNREGWGVRCYPSGDVYIGQWKNNLRHGEGSLCWQELEQQYDGGWQEGLQHGQGTHVWLLRRMDGSLYCQSNRYTGDFLMGKRHGRGTFYYASGAIYEGEWKNNRKHGQGKFTSKDCHVYEGEFVDDQLVMPDLSGSRALTPHCALTMSGNTQSVLDTDMTLSIASFLENFPLSKRETEHRQVEFVILRYNRELRAIYTWYSRLGRTQTPDNIFQLSHIQRWRLLKDCHIHHHGYSLTQLDRLVREQSNIEENSSPSSTLLLRRLLSYLVIIAYHIYNEQMSTEKHILAACLTKLLTHSVLPNTSAEKRVKGFVFGCPERGVFAATFIPRCWEIFQVYCKDDLNTTDPPTMTCRELLWMFQKFNLFSTKLTTKMLIKIITAESLDPKNLSVELQHEMNFLEFFEVLIGCAGLDCQRIRLNKKSQSNGASSSWDSPVDQNRTQACQSAESSSHLTQAAADLCPGNDCVCPEIQAVEATKDPDLELWIQMVQQFFNYLFFPMSEHYLLISRKVREDKMSAAEATEQKGEAVELN is encoded by the exons ATGGATACGAAGCAAGCGCGTCCGACTCTTAAAAAAGAAGGTGAAAAATCTTCCAAGGTTAACGCTTATAAAAAGGCAGATGGCAGGATGACATCCCGGAAGAAGTCGAAGAAAACGAAGCACGGCTCCTTGAAATCGAATGCGATTGAGGAGCAGTTGAGTCTGTTCGAAGAGCCTTTGACTGTGGGACTGATCGAAGATGACTATTTCCACCAGCTGCCCACTTTCTCCCATCTGACCATCAGAAA ATACACGGGGGAAATGAGTGAGGACTTGTTTCACGGAGAAGGTGTTGCCGTATTTGCGGAAGGACATGTGTACAAG GGGGAGGTGTACTACAACAAGGACCAGACATCTTGgtacaaaggtgactggatgatGAACAACAGAGAGGGCTGGGGAGTGCGATG CTACCCCTCTGGCGATGTCTACATCGGCCAATGGAAGAACAACCTGCGGCACGGGGAGGGCTCCTTGTGCTggcaggagctggagcagcagtATGATGGAGGCTGGCAGGAGGGATTACAG CATGGACAGGGCACACATGTCTGGCTGCTGCGGAGAATGGACGGATCCTTGTACTGCCAGAGCAATAGGTACACAGGAGACTTCCTGATGGGAAAGCGACACGGGCGGGGAACCTTTTACTATGCGAGTGGTGCCATCTATGAGGGGGAGTGGAAGAACAACAGGAAACACGGGCAG GGCAAATTCACATCAAAGGACTGCCATGTTTATGAAGGAGAGTTTGTGGACGACCAACTGGTGATGCCCGACCTGAGCGGAAGCAGAGCGCTCACTCCACACT GTGCGCTGACCATGTCAGGTAACACTCAGTCCGTGTTGGACACAGACATGACCTTAAGCATTGCGTCCTTTCTGGAGAACTTTCCCCTGAGCAAACGAGAGACGGAGCACAGACAG gtggaGTTTGTAATCCTGAGGTACAACAGAGAACTGAGGGCCATCTACACATGGTACAGCAGACTAGGACGGACTCAAACCCCGGATAACATCTTCCAGCTCTCCCACATACAGCGCTGGCGTCTCCTGAAAGACTGCCATATCCACCACCATGGATACAGCCTCACACAGCTTGACCGCCTCGTGAGAG AGCAGAGCAACATCGAGGAGaattcctctccctcctccaccctGCTTCTTCGTCGACTCCTCAGCTACCTGGTGATCATCGCTTACCACATCTACAACGAGCAAATGTC aacagaaaaacacattttggctGCCTGCTTAACTAAACTCTTGACGCACAGTGTTCTGCCCAACACTTCAGCAGAGAAACGGGTGAAAG GGTTCGTCTTCGGTTGTCCTGAGCGAGGAGTGTTCGCAGCAACATTCATCCCTAGGTGCTGGGAAATCTTTCAGGTTTACTGTAAAGATGATTTAAACACCACCGATCCCCCAACCATGACTTGTCGGGAACTTCTGTGGATGTTCCAG AAATTCAATCTGTTCAGCACCAAGTTGACCACAAAGATGTTGATCAAGATCATCACAGCAGAGAGTCTAGACCCCAAGAACCTCTCAGTTGAGCTGCAACATGAG ATGAACTTTCTGGAGTTCTTCGAGGTCCTGATCGGATGTGCTGGGCTGGACTGTCAGCGGATCCGCCTCAATAAGAAGAGCCAGTCTAAT GGAGCTTCATCGAGCTGGGACAGTCCAGTGGATCAGAACAGAACCCAG GCGTGTCAGTCAGCTGAATCCTCATCACATTTGACACAAGCAGCAGCCGATCTGTGCCCAG gaaATGATTGTGTCTGCCCTGAAATCCAGGCAGTGGAGGCTACAAAAGACCCTGACCTGGAACTCTGGATTCAGATGGTCCAGCAGTTCTTCAACTATCTCTTCTTTCCCATGTCGGAACATTACCTGCTAATCAGCCGGAAAGTGAGGGAGGACAAGATGAGTGCAGCTGAGGCAACTGAGCAAAAGGGCGAGGCTGTGGAGTTAAACTAG
- the rsph10b gene encoding radial spoke head 10 homolog B isoform X3, which translates to MCTRFSKGIIEGSGVFTWADGVTYEGEFVRNLPTGEGLYTWSDGSYYKGSVYNGVRHGSGTYKNAQNGVVYIGQWQQSKRHGRGEVYYNKDQTSWYKGDWMMNNREGWGVRCYPSGDVYIGQWKNNLRHGEGSLCWQELEQQYDGGWQEGLQHGQGTHVWLLRRMDGSLYCQSNRYTGDFLMGKRHGRGTFYYASGAIYEGEWKNNRKHGQGKFTSKDCHVYEGEFVDDQLVMPDLSGSRALTPHCALTMSGNTQSVLDTDMTLSIASFLENFPLSKRETEHRQVEFVILRYNRELRAIYTWYSRLGRTQTPDNIFQLSHIQRWRLLKDCHIHHHGYSLTQLDRLVREQSNIEENSSPSSTLLLRRLLSYLVIIAYHIYNEQMSTEKHILAACLTKLLTHSVLPNTSAEKRVKGFVFGCPERGVFAATFIPRCWEIFQVYCKDDLNTTDPPTMTCRELLWMFQKFNLFSTKLTTKMLIKIITAESLDPKNLSVELQHEMNFLEFFEVLIGCAGLDCQRIRLNKKSQSNGASSSWDSPVDQNRTQACQSAESSSHLTQAAADLCPGNDCVCPEIQAVEATKDPDLELWIQMVQQFFNYLFFPMSEHYLLISRKVREDKMSAAEATEQKGEAVELN; encoded by the exons ATGTGTACAAG GTTTTCCAAGGGAATCATTGAAGGAAGTGGTGTTTTTACTTGGGCCGATGGCGTCACATATGAG GGAGAATTTGTGCGCAACCTGCCGACTGGGGAAGGTCTGTACACATGGTCAGATGGCAGCTACTACAAAGGGAGCGTGTACAATGGTGTCCGACATGGAAGTGGGACGTACAAGAATGCCCAAAATGGTGTGGTGTACATAGGACAGTGGCAGCAAAGCAAGAGACATGGGAGG GGGGAGGTGTACTACAACAAGGACCAGACATCTTGgtacaaaggtgactggatgatGAACAACAGAGAGGGCTGGGGAGTGCGATG CTACCCCTCTGGCGATGTCTACATCGGCCAATGGAAGAACAACCTGCGGCACGGGGAGGGCTCCTTGTGCTggcaggagctggagcagcagtATGATGGAGGCTGGCAGGAGGGATTACAG CATGGACAGGGCACACATGTCTGGCTGCTGCGGAGAATGGACGGATCCTTGTACTGCCAGAGCAATAGGTACACAGGAGACTTCCTGATGGGAAAGCGACACGGGCGGGGAACCTTTTACTATGCGAGTGGTGCCATCTATGAGGGGGAGTGGAAGAACAACAGGAAACACGGGCAG GGCAAATTCACATCAAAGGACTGCCATGTTTATGAAGGAGAGTTTGTGGACGACCAACTGGTGATGCCCGACCTGAGCGGAAGCAGAGCGCTCACTCCACACT GTGCGCTGACCATGTCAGGTAACACTCAGTCCGTGTTGGACACAGACATGACCTTAAGCATTGCGTCCTTTCTGGAGAACTTTCCCCTGAGCAAACGAGAGACGGAGCACAGACAG gtggaGTTTGTAATCCTGAGGTACAACAGAGAACTGAGGGCCATCTACACATGGTACAGCAGACTAGGACGGACTCAAACCCCGGATAACATCTTCCAGCTCTCCCACATACAGCGCTGGCGTCTCCTGAAAGACTGCCATATCCACCACCATGGATACAGCCTCACACAGCTTGACCGCCTCGTGAGAG AGCAGAGCAACATCGAGGAGaattcctctccctcctccaccctGCTTCTTCGTCGACTCCTCAGCTACCTGGTGATCATCGCTTACCACATCTACAACGAGCAAATGTC aacagaaaaacacattttggctGCCTGCTTAACTAAACTCTTGACGCACAGTGTTCTGCCCAACACTTCAGCAGAGAAACGGGTGAAAG GGTTCGTCTTCGGTTGTCCTGAGCGAGGAGTGTTCGCAGCAACATTCATCCCTAGGTGCTGGGAAATCTTTCAGGTTTACTGTAAAGATGATTTAAACACCACCGATCCCCCAACCATGACTTGTCGGGAACTTCTGTGGATGTTCCAG AAATTCAATCTGTTCAGCACCAAGTTGACCACAAAGATGTTGATCAAGATCATCACAGCAGAGAGTCTAGACCCCAAGAACCTCTCAGTTGAGCTGCAACATGAG ATGAACTTTCTGGAGTTCTTCGAGGTCCTGATCGGATGTGCTGGGCTGGACTGTCAGCGGATCCGCCTCAATAAGAAGAGCCAGTCTAAT GGAGCTTCATCGAGCTGGGACAGTCCAGTGGATCAGAACAGAACCCAG GCGTGTCAGTCAGCTGAATCCTCATCACATTTGACACAAGCAGCAGCCGATCTGTGCCCAG gaaATGATTGTGTCTGCCCTGAAATCCAGGCAGTGGAGGCTACAAAAGACCCTGACCTGGAACTCTGGATTCAGATGGTCCAGCAGTTCTTCAACTATCTCTTCTTTCCCATGTCGGAACATTACCTGCTAATCAGCCGGAAAGTGAGGGAGGACAAGATGAGTGCAGCTGAGGCAACTGAGCAAAAGGGCGAGGCTGTGGAGTTAAACTAG
- the rsph10b gene encoding radial spoke head 10 homolog B isoform X1, which produces MDTKQARPTLKKEGEKSSKVNAYKKADGRMTSRKKSKKTKHGSLKSNAIEEQLSLFEEPLTVGLIEDDYFHQLPTFSHLTIRKYTGEMSEDLFHGEGVAVFAEGHVYKGRFSKGIIEGSGVFTWADGVTYEGEFVRNLPTGEGLYTWSDGSYYKGSVYNGVRHGSGTYKNAQNGVVYIGQWQQSKRHGRGEVYYNKDQTSWYKGDWMMNNREGWGVRCYPSGDVYIGQWKNNLRHGEGSLCWQELEQQYDGGWQEGLQHGQGTHVWLLRRMDGSLYCQSNRYTGDFLMGKRHGRGTFYYASGAIYEGEWKNNRKHGQGKFTSKDCHVYEGEFVDDQLVMPDLSGSRALTPHCALTMSGNTQSVLDTDMTLSIASFLENFPLSKRETEHRQVEFVILRYNRELRAIYTWYSRLGRTQTPDNIFQLSHIQRWRLLKDCHIHHHGYSLTQLDRLVREQSNIEENSSPSSTLLLRRLLSYLVIIAYHIYNEQMSTEKHILAACLTKLLTHSVLPNTSAEKRVKGFVFGCPERGVFAATFIPRCWEIFQVYCKDDLNTTDPPTMTCRELLWMFQKFNLFSTKLTTKMLIKIITAESLDPKNLSVELQHEMNFLEFFEVLIGCAGLDCQRIRLNKKSQSNGASSSWDSPVDQNRTQACQSAESSSHLTQAAADLCPGNDCVCPEIQAVEATKDPDLELWIQMVQQFFNYLFFPMSEHYLLISRKVREDKMSAAEATEQKGEAVELN; this is translated from the exons ATGGATACGAAGCAAGCGCGTCCGACTCTTAAAAAAGAAGGTGAAAAATCTTCCAAGGTTAACGCTTATAAAAAGGCAGATGGCAGGATGACATCCCGGAAGAAGTCGAAGAAAACGAAGCACGGCTCCTTGAAATCGAATGCGATTGAGGAGCAGTTGAGTCTGTTCGAAGAGCCTTTGACTGTGGGACTGATCGAAGATGACTATTTCCACCAGCTGCCCACTTTCTCCCATCTGACCATCAGAAA ATACACGGGGGAAATGAGTGAGGACTTGTTTCACGGAGAAGGTGTTGCCGTATTTGCGGAAGGACATGTGTACAAG ggGAGGTTTTCCAAGGGAATCATTGAAGGAAGTGGTGTTTTTACTTGGGCCGATGGCGTCACATATGAG GGAGAATTTGTGCGCAACCTGCCGACTGGGGAAGGTCTGTACACATGGTCAGATGGCAGCTACTACAAAGGGAGCGTGTACAATGGTGTCCGACATGGAAGTGGGACGTACAAGAATGCCCAAAATGGTGTGGTGTACATAGGACAGTGGCAGCAAAGCAAGAGACATGGGAGG GGGGAGGTGTACTACAACAAGGACCAGACATCTTGgtacaaaggtgactggatgatGAACAACAGAGAGGGCTGGGGAGTGCGATG CTACCCCTCTGGCGATGTCTACATCGGCCAATGGAAGAACAACCTGCGGCACGGGGAGGGCTCCTTGTGCTggcaggagctggagcagcagtATGATGGAGGCTGGCAGGAGGGATTACAG CATGGACAGGGCACACATGTCTGGCTGCTGCGGAGAATGGACGGATCCTTGTACTGCCAGAGCAATAGGTACACAGGAGACTTCCTGATGGGAAAGCGACACGGGCGGGGAACCTTTTACTATGCGAGTGGTGCCATCTATGAGGGGGAGTGGAAGAACAACAGGAAACACGGGCAG GGCAAATTCACATCAAAGGACTGCCATGTTTATGAAGGAGAGTTTGTGGACGACCAACTGGTGATGCCCGACCTGAGCGGAAGCAGAGCGCTCACTCCACACT GTGCGCTGACCATGTCAGGTAACACTCAGTCCGTGTTGGACACAGACATGACCTTAAGCATTGCGTCCTTTCTGGAGAACTTTCCCCTGAGCAAACGAGAGACGGAGCACAGACAG gtggaGTTTGTAATCCTGAGGTACAACAGAGAACTGAGGGCCATCTACACATGGTACAGCAGACTAGGACGGACTCAAACCCCGGATAACATCTTCCAGCTCTCCCACATACAGCGCTGGCGTCTCCTGAAAGACTGCCATATCCACCACCATGGATACAGCCTCACACAGCTTGACCGCCTCGTGAGAG AGCAGAGCAACATCGAGGAGaattcctctccctcctccaccctGCTTCTTCGTCGACTCCTCAGCTACCTGGTGATCATCGCTTACCACATCTACAACGAGCAAATGTC aacagaaaaacacattttggctGCCTGCTTAACTAAACTCTTGACGCACAGTGTTCTGCCCAACACTTCAGCAGAGAAACGGGTGAAAG GGTTCGTCTTCGGTTGTCCTGAGCGAGGAGTGTTCGCAGCAACATTCATCCCTAGGTGCTGGGAAATCTTTCAGGTTTACTGTAAAGATGATTTAAACACCACCGATCCCCCAACCATGACTTGTCGGGAACTTCTGTGGATGTTCCAG AAATTCAATCTGTTCAGCACCAAGTTGACCACAAAGATGTTGATCAAGATCATCACAGCAGAGAGTCTAGACCCCAAGAACCTCTCAGTTGAGCTGCAACATGAG ATGAACTTTCTGGAGTTCTTCGAGGTCCTGATCGGATGTGCTGGGCTGGACTGTCAGCGGATCCGCCTCAATAAGAAGAGCCAGTCTAAT GGAGCTTCATCGAGCTGGGACAGTCCAGTGGATCAGAACAGAACCCAG GCGTGTCAGTCAGCTGAATCCTCATCACATTTGACACAAGCAGCAGCCGATCTGTGCCCAG gaaATGATTGTGTCTGCCCTGAAATCCAGGCAGTGGAGGCTACAAAAGACCCTGACCTGGAACTCTGGATTCAGATGGTCCAGCAGTTCTTCAACTATCTCTTCTTTCCCATGTCGGAACATTACCTGCTAATCAGCCGGAAAGTGAGGGAGGACAAGATGAGTGCAGCTGAGGCAACTGAGCAAAAGGGCGAGGCTGTGGAGTTAAACTAG
- the LOC128752966 gene encoding parvalbumin, thymic-like isoform X1, whose translation MSIDSILSAEAIQKAVAGCQGEDSFSYKKFFQLCGLTSKTPQEIKEVFNILDGDKSGFIEEPELEFFLQRFAAGSRKLSESERLSIMTDADYNGDGKIGLDEFQNLVEYSK comes from the exons ATGTCCATTGACTCCATTCTCTCTGCGGAAGCCATTCAAAAGGCAGTCGCTGGCTGTCAAG GTGAAGACTCTTTCTCCTACAAGAAGTTTTTCCAGCTCTGTGGCCTCACTTCAAAGACGCCCCAGGAGATTAAAGAAGTCTTCAATATTCTTGATGGGGACAAGAGCGGCTTCATCGAGGAGCCTGAGCTTga GTTCTTCCTGCAACGGTTCGCCGCAGGGTCCCGAAAACTGAGTGAGAGCGAAAGGCTGTCCATCATGACAGATGCGGATTACAATGGTGATGGCAAGATTGGGCTCGATG AATTCCAGAATTTGGTTGAATATTCCAAATGA